AAATGCTGGTGAACGGCCTCGGCTGTACCGCGTACATAATCTTCGAACCGCTTGGTGAGTTCCCTGCCGACGCAAACGGGCCTGTCGTCTCCCAGGATGGCCCGGATTTGCCCCAGGGTATCCGCCAGTCGATGCGGGCTTTCGTAGGCGACGAGCGTACGCTTTTCGTGTTTCAGCGTATGCAGCAGGTCACGGCGTGCATTTTGCTTCTTTGGCAAGAACCCCAGATAGATGAAGCTATCCGCTGGCAAGCCGCTGCCGACCACCGCCGTGATGACGGCATTGGCCCCTGGCAGGGGCACGATCTCGATATCGCGGGTGATGGCTTCTCGGATGAGCTCATAACCGGGATCGCTGATGCCAGGTGTGCCCGCATCACTGATGAGCGCGACATCACCACGAGCTAATGCATCGAAGATGGCGTCTAGCTTAGCGAGCTTATTATGCTCGTGGTAGCTGGTGAGGGGCGTCTTGATTTCATAATGATCGAGCAGCACGCGCGAGGTGCGCGTATCTTCTGCTGCGATGAGACTGACCTCTTTGAGGATGCGTAAACCGCGCAGCGTCATATCTTCCAGGTTGCCGATTGGCGTCGGTACGATGTACAAGGTGCCCATGTATGGATGCCTCGTGTTGCGTGGATTGGCTTCTATTTTACTGTGTCTGCGGCCCAGATGCGAAGTGTAAGCTGTCACATTAGCTGATGCTCATGGAACCTATTAGCCTTGGATTGGGCTACTTCGGCTGTTGAATGGTGCCTCTAAATACAGCAAGATTATACAAGACAGCCAATGACGTATTTGATATGGTGATACTTATGAATACGGTAAGCCGTTTGCATCAGCCTATAAAAGAGCAAACGAAATTCTGGCGTATGCCGCAGTACGACAATATGGAACTGCTGCATGCGACTTTTATTACGCATGCTTTTACACGCCACTACCACGAGTGGTACGCCATCGGCATGATCGAACGGAACCACTATACATTTTATTATCGTGGGGCGATGCACACGATCCATGCCGGGCAGATCGTCGTCATCAACCCTGGCGAGATTCATAGCGGCGAAGCCATTGATGAGATCGGCTGGACGTACCGGATGCTGTATCCGGGTATCACCATGATGCGCCAGATTGCTTATGAGGTGACGGGGAAGTTCTGGGATTTGCCCACATTCCCGCAGGGCGTGATTGACGATTTGGACCTGGCGAGGGCCATACAGCGATGCCACATGGCCCTGGAAGACCCTCATATGCGCTTGATGCACGATACATTGATTCGGGATGTCTTCAGCATGATGATCCTGCGCCATGCTGAAAATAAGCCAATGCCACTCAGGCTCGGCCATGAACGGCGCGCCGTCGCGTTGGCTAAGGAATATATGGCCGTTCATTACGCAGATAACATCACGCTGGAAGATTTATCGTCACAGGCGGGCCTCAGTCCGTATCATCTGGCGCGCGTCTTCCGGGCAGAAACAGGCATGGCACCCCACCAGTACCTCATCAACCTGCGTGTGAACAGGGCACGCGTTCTATTGGAGAGCGGGCTGCCTATTGTGGATGCCGCCACAATGACGGGCTTTACAGACCAGAGCCACTTATCGCGTTACTTCAAACGTATCCTGGGCATTACCCCAGGGCAGTATTCACTCTGATAACCGTTTGGCTGTACTTGATTAGCGACGATTTAGCGATCATCTAATAGTTCAACCGAGTGAGAAGTCATGACAAGTTATGCGGCTGCAAAGCCTGAAGACTCTCCACGCCGCGCTTTTTTCCATGGCGCAAAAGATACGGTCCCGCTGATTATTGGCGCGATTCCATTTGGCATCATCTATGGTGCCATCGCTATCAATGCCGGGTTATCTCCCTGGGCTACGCTTGGCATGTCCCTGTTTGTCTTTGCTGGTTCGGCACAATTCATCGCTGCCGGGTTGGTTGGGCAGGGGGTCGGGCTGGGATTCATCATCCTGACGACGTTCATCGTCAATCTACGGCATATGTTGTATGCGGCTTCGCTGGCCCCATATCTGAAGGGCCTTCCTCAACGTTGGCTGGCACTATTGGCTTTCTGGCTGACGGATGAGACTTATGCTGTCGTCATCACGCGTTACCAACAAGCCGAAGGCCAACCACATGCTCATTGGTATCATCTTGGGTCTTCAGTGGCAATGTATCTCAACTGGCAGCTCTGCACGCTCATTGGCATTGTAGCCGGGACGCAGTTTGAAGGCATTGCCGATCTAGGGTTGGATTTTGCACTGGTGGTGACGTTTATTGGTATCGTCGTGCCGCTGATTGTATCGCGTCCGATGTTGATCAGTGCGCTGGTGGCCGGGATTGTCGCCTTGCTGACGAACAACATGGAGAATAAGGCCGGGTTGATGGTGGCGGCTTTTGCCGGGATTGCTGCGGGGATGCTGGCAGAAGCCATTTTGCAGCCGGATCCACAAAAGCCAGTTGTGACCCTGAACGGAGATGGCTCATGACTTTGACCATGCAGGAAGTGTTATTGATCGTGGGAATGTTCGCCGTGACGTTCAGCGTGCGGTATGTGCCTATCGTGCTGGTTGGGCGTATCCAACTATCGGACCGCGTGCAGCGCGCGCTGAACTATGTGCCGGTTGCTGTGCTGACTGCGATCTGTGCCCCGGCAATCTTCATGCCAGAAGGCACACTGGCGCTCAGCCTGGAAAATGCCGCGTTAGTCGGCGGTGCTGCCAGTATACTCATCGCATGGCGTACGCGTAACTTGCTGCTGACGATTGTCCTGGGCATGGTCATTTACATGGGATGGCGCGCATTGATGGGCGCTTAGGCGGCGGCGATATTGTCCAGTTTGGCTAAAACGGGCATTTGTAGGGGCTTATTGAGTGCAATGGAGGGCTCTTTCATGGAATATTCGCACAATGAAATCTGTTGCTTCCGCACGATTTCCCAACGACACTAAGCCAATTTTCACCGTTTCCCCATATTTTCGTGTATACTGTTGACAACCGCATGAGAGTTTTTATTTTGGGTATAGCCTTATGATCTACGGACGCAAAACACAGAATAGCTATCCGGGCCGGGGTGTGGTGCTCGCAATTCAGGCGATTTTGATCTTGGGCATCGCCTACTTTGGCATCGAGGCTTTGGCAAATATCTTCGATAAAATGGCCCCTTCACCTTACAATGCTAATTCGGTGGTTGTTTATCCATCGAATGCATCATCGTCAACGGCCTGGGATGTTGACCGTAGTACGATGAATGCGGAGTATGCAAGCTATTATTCTCACCTGGGTCACCAATACCTTTACATAACGGGTGAACCTGCTCAAGCCCTTGTTCAGTTCAATAAGGCACAGTCTTTTGCGCCGAATGACCCGAATGCTGACCTGGCTATTGGCGTCGCTTACGAACATATGGATATGCCCAGTCGCGCGGCAGCTGAATTCCTCGATTATCTACGGATGAACGAAGATTATTATGTACCTCAGGCCTGGTATGATGAAGTCCGCCAGACCGTGCAGATGTATGAAGGCCGTATCTTCGCCTATGATGTCGATGCAACTGCTGGCGATACCCTGAGTGTCCGTGCACAGAGCGTTGAATACAACGAAGTTGATCCGCTGATTGTGATCCTCGATCCTTATGGCAACCCGCTGACCGGACGCGATGATGTCCTGGATGGCCGCCAAGTTCTGTCGATGGATGCCTTCATCAACGAATACAGCCTCCCCATCAGCGGTGATTACACCGTGCTGGTGAGCCATGCAGGTGGCGGCAGTATCGGTATGGTGGATGTCACGGTCGATCTCGACTAAGCATCACATACGAACGAATATAAAAAGGCACACTCTCAGGTGTGCCTTTTGCTTTAATGGATAGAGTCGGAAGGTGGTGTTCGCCTAATCTGTAGGGTAAGGCACCCGCAGTAGCTGATCAATCAATGGGTTATCGACCTGATAGGTGCGACCATCTGGCCAGTGAACGATGACACGTTCAACGGCCATTTCTTGCCCCAGACCAAAATGGGCTACAGGCTCCATCTGGCACAAATACCCGCTGCCCGCGTCGATAGCGCGTCGCTGTATGCGGGTGCTGGTTTGCAGCATAACGATGGCACCACGTGCCGGGGCTCCATAGCGCGTCAGGGGCAGGACGCGTAAATAATGGTTGAGGTTGGGGACGGTGTGATACAGGCTGAGGGGTTGCGGACTGCTCTCCCCATGGGCGATGAGCAGTTCCAGGCGGCCATCACCATCTGTATCTGCGACGGCTGCGCCCGTGCCCAGGCCATCGGGCTCCAGGGCGTCCCCAATAGGGATACTCTCCCAATCGCCATCACGCAGCGCAAATAGGCGGTTAGGCTCTCCAATGTTGTTGAAGAACAATTCTTCGTAGCCATCATTGTCGAAGTCTGCCGCAATCACCGTGCGAATACGTGACGGTTGAGCCATCTCCGGCGGGGCGATGTCATCCCAGATGCCGTCTGTGCTCTGCACGAACATCCGGTGTGGGCCTTCCCAATTGCCATAAACTAGGTCAAAACGGCCATCACTGTTGGTATCCAGCACGGCGATGCCGCGCACATGCTCAAATGGATCCCCAATGCCGAGCTGGGCCGCGATCTCTTCAAAGGTGCCATCGCCTTTGTTGCGGAACAAGAAATTTGGCCCGTGTTCATTGCCTGCAAAGATATCCATGCGGTTGCTGACAATCGGTAACGCTACCAGGCCGCGCCCACCTGTCACCAGGTCCAGGCCTGCCTCTGGGGCCACATCCCGCAGGATGCCGTCGTCATCCAGTTCATAGAGGCGCATGGGGCCGCCATAATTGGCGACGAAAAGCCCATACAGCCCGTTGCCATTACGGTCAATCGCCACAACGGAACGTCCAGACGTCAGATTGAGGGCATCTTTATTTTGGGGCAGTTCAAAGAGATCGACCCAACTATCGCCATAGGCGAAGAGGCGGTCTGCAAAGCGTTTAGCCCCGCCAAATGTATCTGTGTTGAGGACGTAAATTTCTTCCCGGCCATTGGCGTCAATATCACATGCTGCCAGCCCTAACGCCTGACGGCGGGCATCCGCCAGAGTGCGCGGCGCAATATCCTGATAATCCTGGCCTGTCCATTTATAAGCCCGGTTGGGGACGCCAAAACCAGCAACAAACCACTCAAAATGCCCATCACCGTCGATGTCGGTGACGCAAATACCATAGTGGAGTCGCTCAGAGTTACCTTGAAGCAGTGCGCTTCTGTCAATGAACATACACGCCTTTACAGGTGACTGGTCGATAGCTACTTCACGTCGTATCGTATTGTTACAGTATAGTAGGTCATTCCCCAAAAGTGAGTAAGAGAGAGATAAGCGGTTATTGAGTATTGCCGGGCGTCTCTATAAACGTGTGGATCTGTTGCAATGCGTCTTCTGGCTGGATGCCATCGCGCGTCCAATCCCACTGCATTTGCTGCGTCTGCTGGACACCGCCCTGATCGAGCGCGACGGACTTCCATAAGGCTAGGGCACGTGGCGTATAGGGCGCATAACGGGCCGGGTCGCTGGGGCCGAAGACCGTCACCGTGGGCGCGCCAGAAGCCGCAGCTATGTGCGTCAGGCCCGTATCATTGCCGATGTATAGGGCCGCTTGGCTCGTCAGCGCTGCAATCTGTGGGAAACTCAGTTCACCGATGAAGGTCGTGGTGTGGGCCTGCATCTGGCTGCGGACGGTGTTGACGATGCCACTATCATCTGGCCCTGCGAGCAAGACCACCTGCCACCCATAAGCTTTAGCTAAAGCATCTGCCACCTGGGCGAAGGACTCCGGCGGCCAGCGTTTGCTATGCATCGCCATCCCTGGGTTGCTCCCGCCAGCGGGGTTGACCACGAGATAAGGCCCTTTGATGCCGCGTCGTGTTAAAAAGTCGCTGATGTAGGCTGTGGCTTCTGGGGGGACAGGTAGGTTCACATAACAGCCTTCGGTATTGATGCCAAGGGCAGCTACTACGTCCAGATAAATCTGGGCTTCCGGGCGCACGTCGGCGGGGCTGGTAGGCGCTTTGTGTGTATAGCCGAAGCCGCGCCAACCACTGCTGATGCCTGCGCGGATAGGGATGCCGCTCAATCCAACGGCTAAGCTCATCAAGGGGGAGCGCACCAACGAAACAGCGATATCATAGCTACCCAGGCGCAAAGCAGAGACCATATTCCAGAACCCACCCAGGCGCTTAACGGGCATGGCTGCCTGACCCGTATCCAGAATGTGGTTTAAATCCGTGTGAAATTCAATCGCTTGCCGCGACCATCCGCCTACGGCAAAGGTGATGTCAGCCTCTGGATAGTGGCGCCTTATGGCCTTGAGGGCAGCCGTTGCCATCATGACATCGCCTATGCAGCACGGACGAATAATGATGATTCTCATCGGGGTCCTGGTCGTTGATGCGGGTAAAAGTTCACGGTTTTATGCCGCTGCATGGGGATAAATCCTTTCCCCACATGTGCCGCTTAAAAACGGGTTTTAATGACCAGATCGGTTCACGTCTGGCTTTATACCTCGACCATCGGTCTGGATTCAAACATGCGGTCCAGCAGGAGTTCGCTGTGTTCGTCGGCGACAATCGTCAGTGTATCGTTTGGTTTGAGCACAGTGGACCCATGCGGTACGATCAGGCGGCCTTTGCGTTGGATGGAGGCGATCACAGATTCAGGCGGCCATTCAATATCTTTGATTTGCTTTTCGCTCAGGCTGGAATCCGCACGAATACGATATTCTACGACGTGTGCGCCTGTGAGCGTCTGCAAGCGGACTTGCTCCGCAATATGCTGTTCGCGTAATTTACGAGAGGCGGCTACGTTATAAGCGTTCATAATATCGTGACGGCGTAATAAGCCCACGACAGCCCCGTTATGGCTATCCACAACGGGCAAACGGCCAATTTCATGGACGCCCATTTTACGGATCGCGGACCACAGCGCTTCTTCTGGTCGTGCGGTGATAATCTCCTGCGTGGCAATATCGCCGACGGTTTTTGCAGCGTTATCAGGATCAACGAGCGCTTTTTCAAAGGCGCGCTGTAAGTCGCCAAGCGTCACGATGCCGTATAATTCCTGATTATCGTTGATCACGCACAGGGCCCTGGTTTGCTGTTCATGGAAGGCGTCGCGCAGTTCGCGCAAGTCCGCGTGAACGGGGACGGTGGGGGCGGGCTGGCGCATGGCTTCTTGCACGGTCACGGCCTGCATCAGGTCAATATCGCGGCCCTGCTTCAGATAGAGGCCACCTTGTGCGAGGCTGGTCATATAAATGCCGCGCACGCTCGTACGTTCCAGCAAAATGACGCAAATACCCGCCGTGAGCATCATAGGCAGGATGAGCGCATAGTCATCTGTAATTTCAAACACGAGCATAATGGCTGTAATGGGTGCGCGTACAATACCCGCCAGCAAGCCAGCCATCCCGGCGATGGCATACGTCTGCGGTGCACCCACAACGGATTCCGGCAGGAAGAGCCGTACCACTTCGCCATAGGCATCACCCAGGAAGATACCCACAAAGAGCACCGGAGCGAAGACACCACCGACGAAATGACCACCAATGCTGGTCGCTGTCATCACCCATTTGACAACGCCAAGCAGCAGCAGCAAGGCAATCCCATCATGGAAGTGCCCGGTGAGGACATCATGCATGACTTCTTCACCAGCGCCCATGATCTGGGGCAGGAAGATACCTACGATGCCGATGACGAGGCCCGTCAAAGCTGTCTTAACCGGGATCGGGACGTTGAGGGCTTTATCCCATGTGCGCTTTTGCCAGTAGAAAAAGCGAATGGCGACGACAGAAACACCGGCAAGCAAGACGCCTAATAACAGGTAAAAGACGAGTTGCAGCGGGTTCCCTAAAATGAATTCCAGGCCATCAAAAATTGGGTTCGCGCCACGGACGCTCCGGGTGAAGCCTGCGGAGATGACAGCAGATAACACCACAATACCGAACGTGCGCGATGTGAACTCGCGAAGGACGATCTCCAGAGCGAAAAACACCCCGGCGATCGGGGCGTTGAAGGCGGAAGCGATCGCGCTGGCAGCACCAGCGGCGACGAGTAGGTTAATATACTCTTCGCCGAAGTTCAACTTCTGGCCGAAGAAGGAACCCAGGTTCGCACCAATTTGCACGCTTGGGTCTTCAGGGCCGACAGAAGCCCCCGCAGCTAAGGAGAGAACCGCGGCAAAGACTTTTGCGGGTGCTTTGAAGAAAGGTAAGCGACCACCTGTTAGCGCGACGGATTCGATAATCCCAGCGACACCGTGGTGCCGTTCATGCCCGATGAAGCGATACGAGATCCAACCCACAACGAGGCCGACCAGCATCAAGATCGGGATAATACTCAGGCTTGGGTTGGCGCCGATGCTGCTCAGCCAGACGCCAATATGATTCTGGCCCAACTCTACGACGAATACCTCATGAAACCAGTCGATAGCACTACGAAACAAAGTAACCGAGACACCGGTTGCCAGGCCAACAACAACAGCCAATGCTAAGAGTGTGGAGTTTTCTGAAACGGGCAAGCGGTTCAGGAGTGTGCGCGGATAATGAATCATGTGGTATGTCGTGTGCTTTTTTGCGTGGACGTTCTGCACGCATTATACGGCGTTTTGTGTGTGTTGCAATGATTGGATATGCTTGCCCGTGTTTCTGTGCTTGTCGCTGGCTTGCTGCTCAGGTATCATCGCTGCCGCTGCACATAAGGAGCGTGTATGTATATCCTCGGTATCAATGCCTATCATGGCGGGGCCTCGGCCTGCCTGATCGAAGATGGCAAACTCATTGCGGCGGCAGAAGAAGAACGCTTCCGCCGGATTAAGTATTGGGCCGGCTTCCCGACCCTGGCGATTCAGTGGTGCCTGGTAGAAGCGGGCATCACAGCCTATGACCTCGACCATATTGGCATCTCGCGCAAGCCAGATGGCTATACATTGCAAAAGGCGCTCTTTGCCTTTCGCCATCGCCCAAGCCTGAGCCTGGTCCGGGATCGTCTCAACAACAATATGCGCGTCACATCGCTCAAAGAAGATTTTGTTGAGCGAATGGCGGTGCGTGCTGCGGATATAAAGGCTGAGTTCCACAATGTGGAGCATCACCGTGCGCATATGGCGAGTGCGTTCCACGTCTCGCCCTATGAAGATGCGGCTGTGCTCAGTGTGGATGGCGCTGGCGATTTCGTCACAACGATGTGGGGCACAGGCCAGGGCAACACCCTGACGGTAAACGACCAGATACATTTCCCGCATTCACTGGGTATCTTTTACGAAACGCTGACGCAGTGGCTTGGCTTCGTTAAATATGGTGACACAGGTAAGGTCATGGGCCTGGCCCCATATGGGGAGCCACGTTACATGGATGAGATGCATCAGCTTATCCAGATACAGCGTGATGGCACCTTCAAGCTGGACCTGGACTATTTCCTGCATCATGCCGAAGGCGCTTCTATGACCTGGGAGGGTGATGAAGAGCCTGTGGTAGGCCGCCTATATAGCGATAAGCTGCTGCGGCTGTTTGGGGATGCTCGTGTGCCCCGTACGGAGATCACACAGCATCACATGGATGTCGCTGCTAGCTTGCAAGCTACGTTGGAAGAAGTAGAGATGGCGCTCATCAACAAGTTGCAGCGCGAAACAGGTAAGAAAGCCCTTTGCATGGCGGGGGGCGTCGCGCTCAACAGCGCCCTCAATGGCAAAATTTTGCCACAGACTGACTTTGAGGATATTTATATTCACCCGGCGGCAAATGATGCCGGGACTTCTTTAGGCGTCTGCTATTACATCTACCATGATTTGTTGGGCAAGCCGCGCAACTTTGAGATGACCAACGCCTATACAGGCCCAGAGTGGGATGAGGCGCATATGGCCGCCGCGCTGGATGAATACGATATTGCTTACGAAACGCTCAGCGATGAAGACCTGCTCAAGCGCTCTGCTGAAATTATCGCCCAAGGGGATGTGTTGGGCTGGTTCCAGGGCCGCATGGAATGGGGACCGCGTGCCTTGGGGCATCGCAGCATCCTGGCGAACCCGCGTCGTACCGATATGAAAGACATCCTCAATGCGCGCATCAAAAACCGCGAGAAGTTCCGTCCCTTCGCGCCGTCGGTGCTGATGGACCATGTTGGCGAATACTTCGATCAGGATTACCCGGACCCCTTCATGCTGAAGGTCTATGGCATTAAGCCGGAGAAGCAGGCTGAAATCCCGGCAGTGACCCATGTTGATGGGACAGGCCGTTTACAGACTGTCTCGCCGAAGGAATCGCCGCGCTATCATGCGCTCATTAGCGCTTTCTATGCGGAGACGGGCACGCCTATCGTGCTGAATACTTCGTTCAATGAGAACGAGCCGATTGTGAACACGCCTAAAGAGGCTGTCGATTGCTATGCCCGTACGAAGATGGATGCTCTAGCAATCGGGAATTTCCTGGCGATTAAGTCGAAGTAAGGGACGATGACCTACGAGCAGCAGTTACATGATGAAGCTGAATTATGGGGCACTGAAGCACAGCGTATGGCTGGGCAGGTGCTGCCGGATTGGCGCGCGCATCGGCATTTGCTCTATAACGTCATCAATCATCAGCAGGATATCGATGCCCTGCTGGCGCAGATTCAGCCCGGTATGCAAACGCTCGAATTGGGTTGTGCCAGTGGTTGGCTGACTCTGGCAATGGCTCAGCGCGGTGCTAATGCCACTGGCTATGATATCAGCCCTAAGTCGCTGCAAGTCGCACGAGATTATTACGCGACGATCGCGCATGAGGTGCCTGGGACGGTCCAATATGATGTACAGGACCTGAATAACCTGTCTTTGCCGCATGCTGCCTACGATGTGGTTGTGGTCAAGGGCACGCTGCATCATCTGGTGAATATGCCCCAGGTCATCGCGGAAGTTCACCAGTCGCTCAAGCCGGGCGGCTTGTTCTGGGTGAGCGATGAAGCGGGCGACGTCAATATGCGCTCGGCCCTGTTTTCATCTGCGCTGATGTTCCTGCTGCCGACCCAGGTCAGCTATCGGGAGAAATTCGGTGGGCTGCTTAAGTTCGGCCTGAACGCGCCTTCGCGCATCAAAGCCAGTATGGAAGCTGAGGACCTCTCGCCATTTGAAGGGGCGGGCCGCGAGCATGATTGGTTGGCGCTGGTACAGGCCCAATTCGCAGATGTGCGCGTCTTCAATAAGCCTGCTGTGACGGGCTATCTGGCGCACCAGATTAACCTGTCGCGCTGGCTGGCGATCCCGCTGCTGCGCATGATTGGCGCGATTGACAGCCTGATGGTGCGGATTGGCCTGCTCAAAAATACGGGCGTGGTCGTCTACGCTCGTAAATAAGGTCCTTGGTCACATACTGATAACATCAAATGGAATCTAAAAACCGCCTTTTGGCGGTTTTTATTTTATATCGTGTTTGTGTGCTTTAGCGCTTATATGCTTTAGCGCTTGCGGGCTGTGATGGCAACGATGTCGAATGGATTGATATATTGGGCCCGTTCGGAGAGCTTGAAGGTCCGTTCCAGCGCTTGAAGCGGCTTACTCAGCCAGGGCGCGTAAAAGCCCAGGCGATCCAGAAAGAGGCGCAGTGTCACATATTTGCCGATGTGGCGTACATGGACGACATCAAAGCCGGCGTAATCCAGCATCTGGCGCAAAGTGTTGACGGAGAAATAATAGACGTGCTCTTCCGAGAGCTTGTAGCCAATCCAACGCTTGCCCGTCAGCTTAGCAGGAATGCTGTCGACATCCGGCGTGGCGAGCTCAAAAATACCACCAGAGCGCAGCAGTGACGCAACGCGCATCATGTAGGCTTTGGGGTCCGGCACGTGCTCGATGACGTCATACATCGTCACGAGGTCATAAGCGCCTTCTTCAAGCTCTAGTGTATCCAGGCTGCCCTGATAAACATTATGGCCGAAGCGCTCTTTCACATATTCCACCGCGAAGTGAGAGACATCCATGCCTTCCACCTGCCAACCACGCTTGCTGGCTTCATCGATGAAGAAGCCCATCGCGCAGCCTATGTCGATCATCTTGCCGGGTTGGACGAACTTCTCGATATGGTCGAAGCGACGATTGACCGTCTTGCGGATATTCTTCTCGTCTTTGATGTAATTAGTGTAGCCGACTTCGCCCGATTCGTCATTATGGAAGTAAGTCTCGCCATAGAGCGCATACAATTCTTCCGGGTCGGGCTGTTGACCGACATAAACGAGGCCGCAGTTCTGGCATTGAACCAGGCCGCGCCCATTTTGGGGGCAGAAAGGCTGTGTTTCTCGGTAGCCGCATAAATTACAGCGGTCGATGGTGTGGCGTTCGATATTTTCCGCCACACGAGGGCTGGCGGCATCTAACTGGCTCACGGAAGGGTACCTCAACACTTAAACAGATACTGTACAGATGATGAAAGGCCGTTATGTTAACACAGAATGAGCGGCTGGCAAGAGCAACAGTGCATGACGTCAGGTTGGCGTGAGGCCTCATGTCGCTTGCAAGATGCCTTGCAAGGGATAGCGCTTGCTTGGGGGGGATGATACACTCGCCAGCGGCATGCCCATCCGTAGGGCATGAGCACGACGAAAGCAGGATACCGTATGTTGCATCTATTGGTCAAATATCGCCTGGGCATAGTGCTGTTGCTGGCGACGATTATTCGGCTGGCGTGTATGATGGCTTTTGCCCCAACGCTGGATTTTACGCTGCCGGGTAATGT
The Phototrophicus methaneseepsis DNA segment above includes these coding regions:
- a CDS encoding carbamoyltransferase family protein, which gives rise to MYILGINAYHGGASACLIEDGKLIAAAEEERFRRIKYWAGFPTLAIQWCLVEAGITAYDLDHIGISRKPDGYTLQKALFAFRHRPSLSLVRDRLNNNMRVTSLKEDFVERMAVRAADIKAEFHNVEHHRAHMASAFHVSPYEDAAVLSVDGAGDFVTTMWGTGQGNTLTVNDQIHFPHSLGIFYETLTQWLGFVKYGDTGKVMGLAPYGEPRYMDEMHQLIQIQRDGTFKLDLDYFLHHAEGASMTWEGDEEPVVGRLYSDKLLRLFGDARVPRTEITQHHMDVAASLQATLEEVEMALINKLQRETGKKALCMAGGVALNSALNGKILPQTDFEDIYIHPAANDAGTSLGVCYYIYHDLLGKPRNFEMTNAYTGPEWDEAHMAAALDEYDIAYETLSDEDLLKRSAEIIAQGDVLGWFQGRMEWGPRALGHRSILANPRRTDMKDILNARIKNREKFRPFAPSVLMDHVGEYFDQDYPDPFMLKVYGIKPEKQAEIPAVTHVDGTGRLQTVSPKESPRYHALISAFYAETGTPIVLNTSFNENEPIVNTPKEAVDCYARTKMDALAIGNFLAIKSK
- a CDS encoding class I SAM-dependent methyltransferase, which gives rise to MSQLDAASPRVAENIERHTIDRCNLCGYRETQPFCPQNGRGLVQCQNCGLVYVGQQPDPEELYALYGETYFHNDESGEVGYTNYIKDEKNIRKTVNRRFDHIEKFVQPGKMIDIGCAMGFFIDEASKRGWQVEGMDVSHFAVEYVKERFGHNVYQGSLDTLELEEGAYDLVTMYDVIEHVPDPKAYMMRVASLLRSGGIFELATPDVDSIPAKLTGKRWIGYKLSEEHVYYFSVNTLRQMLDYAGFDVVHVRHIGKYVTLRLFLDRLGFYAPWLSKPLQALERTFKLSERAQYINPFDIVAITARKR
- a CDS encoding class I SAM-dependent methyltransferase; protein product: MTYEQQLHDEAELWGTEAQRMAGQVLPDWRAHRHLLYNVINHQQDIDALLAQIQPGMQTLELGCASGWLTLAMAQRGANATGYDISPKSLQVARDYYATIAHEVPGTVQYDVQDLNNLSLPHAAYDVVVVKGTLHHLVNMPQVIAEVHQSLKPGGLFWVSDEAGDVNMRSALFSSALMFLLPTQVSYREKFGGLLKFGLNAPSRIKASMEAEDLSPFEGAGREHDWLALVQAQFADVRVFNKPAVTGYLAHQINLSRWLAIPLLRMIGAIDSLMVRIGLLKNTGVVVYARK